A single window of Rickettsiella endosymbiont of Dermanyssus gallinae DNA harbors:
- a CDS encoding YDG domain-containing protein: MTIIQPSLSGTDAGKYLLVRTSLSNAVASITPLGIDVAAMGRDKVYDSTPAAQVTLASDSVLPGDKVNLMADTANFVDKHAGTNKAVKVGDIRVEGTDKGNYQINNPKVSTVATIVPLHVNVIATAADKAYDGTPAAQVRLISNEVLPGDSIYFSGIGSFEDKNIGTNKLVNVTDIHVGGADSHTMRQESIVKAMRSRRARDRRALTGEAGNASRRKVICGRHGHELRRSECVPDAGRIAA, encoded by the coding sequence GTGACCATAATCCAGCCGTCCCTCTCGGGCACTGATGCCGGTAAGTATCTGCTAGTACGGACTTCTTTGAGTAACGCCGTAGCGAGTATTACGCCGCTAGGTATCGATGTGGCAGCGATGGGTAGGGACAAGGTCTATGACAGTACTCCTGCTGCGCAAGTGACGTTGGCGAGCGATAGCGTATTACCCGGTGATAAAGTTAATTTGATGGCAGACACCGCTAATTTTGTAGATAAACATGCTGGGACGAATAAAGCCGTGAAGGTTGGTGATATTCGAGTAGAAGGCACCGATAAAGGTAATTACCAAATTAACAATCCTAAAGTCAGTACGGTGGCTACTATCGTACCGTTACATGTTAACGTAATAGCGACGGCAGCGGACAAGGCCTATGATGGAACGCCTGCCGCCCAAGTGAGGTTGATAAGCAACGAGGTGTTACCTGGTGATAGCATTTACTTCAGCGGTATAGGTAGCTTTGAAGATAAAAATATAGGGACGAATAAATTAGTGAATGTTACTGATATTCACGTAGGTGGAGCAGACAGTCATACGATGAGACAGGAAAGCATTGTGAAAGCAATGCGAAGTCGAAGAGCCCGCGATAGGCGTGCGTTGACGGGCGAAGCAGGAAACGCATCACGCCGTAAAGTCATTTGTGGGAGGCACGGGCATGAACTCCGAAGGAGTGAGTGCGTGCCGGACGCAGGACGTATCGCGGCCTAA
- the gltX gene encoding glutamate--tRNA ligase gives MKVRTRFAPSPTGYLHIGGVRTALYSWLYAKKQKGEFVLRIEDTDLERSTPEAVDIILEGLQWLGLTWDEGPFYQSQRLARYQAVLDQLLSEDKAYRCYCSKERLTALREEQLQQQKKPRYDGHCRDRKTVLANQPFVIRFRNPLEGEVVVADQVHGNVTFQNAELDDLIIARSDGSPTYNFTVVVDDWDMKITHVIRGDDHLNNTPRQINLLLALGAHLPIYAHVPMILGPDGKKLSKRQGAANVLEYREEGYLADALLNYLVRLGWSHGDQEIFSREEMINLFDIADLNKSPAAINPDKLSWLNQHYLKTDDPRKITQLLEKEMQQLGVKTQGEGLPDLQDVVMLQRERVKTLREMAEKSRFFYEANFSVPQSFPEDVLSALKALQVQFTQLNDWGDESLHQILVETAAQFSLKLGKLAPLLRLVVTGLQVSPPINATLRLLGKKEVLARMKKILV, from the coding sequence ATGAAAGTTCGTACACGTTTCGCACCCAGTCCCACTGGTTATTTACATATTGGTGGCGTCAGAACAGCCTTGTATAGCTGGTTGTATGCAAAAAAACAAAAGGGAGAATTTGTATTACGCATAGAAGATACCGATTTAGAGCGTTCAACACCGGAAGCGGTTGATATTATTTTAGAAGGATTACAGTGGTTAGGTTTAACATGGGATGAAGGTCCTTTTTATCAAAGCCAACGCTTAGCGCGTTATCAAGCGGTATTAGATCAATTACTCAGCGAAGACAAAGCCTATCGTTGCTATTGTTCTAAAGAACGTTTGACGGCTTTGCGCGAAGAGCAACTCCAGCAGCAAAAAAAACCACGCTACGATGGTCATTGTAGAGACCGTAAAACAGTGCTAGCCAATCAACCGTTTGTCATTCGTTTTCGTAATCCATTAGAAGGCGAAGTGGTGGTGGCGGATCAGGTACATGGAAATGTGACCTTTCAAAATGCAGAGCTGGATGACTTAATTATTGCCCGAAGCGATGGTTCGCCCACTTATAATTTTACGGTGGTTGTAGACGATTGGGATATGAAAATTACCCATGTGATTCGCGGCGATGATCATCTGAATAATACACCGCGTCAAATTAATTTATTATTGGCGTTAGGCGCGCATTTACCTATCTATGCGCATGTGCCTATGATTCTGGGCCCCGATGGAAAAAAACTCAGCAAGCGACAAGGTGCCGCGAACGTATTGGAATATCGAGAAGAAGGTTATTTAGCGGATGCCTTATTAAATTATTTAGTCAGATTAGGTTGGTCACACGGCGATCAAGAAATTTTTTCACGTGAAGAGATGATTAATCTGTTTGATATCGCTGATTTAAATAAATCGCCGGCGGCAATTAATCCAGATAAATTAAGTTGGCTCAACCAACATTATTTAAAAACCGATGATCCCAGAAAAATAACGCAGTTATTAGAAAAAGAAATGCAACAATTGGGCGTCAAGACACAAGGAGAGGGATTACCTGATTTACAAGATGTTGTTATGTTGCAACGTGAGCGTGTTAAAACGCTACGAGAAATGGCAGAAAAAAGTCGCTTTTTTTACGAAGCAAATTTTTCTGTGCCACAAAGCTTTCCTGAGGATGTTTTATCGGCATTAAAAGCACTGCAAGTTCAGTTTACGCAACTCAATGATTGGGGCGATGAGTCACTGCATCAGATTCTGGTTGAAACCGCGGCGCAGTTTTCATTAAAACTAGGTAAATTAGCGCCGCTGTTACGTCTTGTTGTGACCGGTTTGCAAGTATCACCACCTATTAATGCGACGCTGCGCTTGCTAGGTAAAAAAGAAGTGTTAGCGCGTATGAAAAAAATCTTGGTTTAA